The Rhodocytophaga rosea genome has a segment encoding these proteins:
- a CDS encoding YeiH family protein, with translation MALVKTTSNKLTTITRNEDWASVLIGFLLIGIILFVYKPAVVKFSWNSAQTFLATATHSVSLMNFLSVTLLLLGVTALLRIVNNENIQSFIAGFIVLSLLSYISLVLTANEALKYWGLEYVIFSLLLGIIFRTIFGLPAFLKEAVNSEFYTKTGLVILGTGIIFADILQAGALGLAQAVIVVLCVWYFAFWVSKKMRLDDELSAMIASAVSICGVSAAIAACGAIKGDSKKLSYVVSLVLIVAVPMLVVMPMLANAMHLSPAVGGAWLGGTIDTTGAVVASGALLGEDALKTCTIVKFSQNVLLGVAALLLSVSWTLKKQPGKKVDYHVIWERFPKFVLGFLAASLLFSFVLQPETVKAGKDSFKFVQTLWFSLAFVCIGLETNFRDLFRMEDGRPLMAFLTAQTFNIIITLAIALLLFGGILFAVPVFTK, from the coding sequence ATGGCTTTAGTGAAAACCACCTCAAATAAACTTACCACGATCACCCGCAATGAAGACTGGGCCAGTGTGCTTATTGGATTCTTGTTGATCGGCATTATTCTGTTTGTATATAAACCCGCTGTTGTAAAGTTTAGCTGGAACTCAGCCCAGACGTTCCTGGCAACAGCTACCCATTCCGTTAGTCTGATGAATTTTTTATCAGTTACCTTACTATTACTTGGCGTAACGGCTTTATTGCGCATTGTGAATAATGAGAACATCCAGAGTTTTATTGCTGGCTTTATTGTGCTTAGCCTGCTATCGTATATTTCGCTGGTACTGACAGCCAATGAGGCACTCAAGTATTGGGGGCTGGAATATGTAATTTTCTCTTTGCTGCTGGGCATCATTTTCCGGACCATTTTTGGGCTTCCTGCTTTCTTGAAAGAGGCGGTAAACTCTGAGTTTTATACCAAAACCGGACTGGTGATCCTGGGAACGGGTATCATATTCGCCGACATTTTACAGGCAGGTGCCTTAGGACTGGCGCAGGCCGTGATTGTGGTGCTGTGTGTGTGGTATTTTGCTTTCTGGGTATCCAAAAAAATGCGTTTAGACGACGAACTAAGCGCCATGATTGCCAGTGCTGTTTCTATCTGCGGCGTTTCAGCGGCTATTGCTGCCTGCGGCGCTATCAAAGGGGATTCCAAAAAACTTTCCTATGTAGTGTCACTTGTTTTGATCGTAGCGGTGCCCATGCTGGTAGTAATGCCCATGCTTGCCAATGCCATGCATCTGTCACCGGCGGTAGGTGGTGCCTGGCTGGGTGGAACCATTGATACAACCGGTGCGGTGGTTGCCTCTGGTGCCTTGCTGGGTGAAGATGCATTAAAAACTTGTACCATTGTTAAATTTTCTCAGAATGTATTGCTGGGAGTAGCGGCGCTCCTGCTGTCTGTTTCCTGGACATTGAAGAAGCAGCCAGGCAAAAAAGTGGATTACCACGTCATATGGGAGCGCTTTCCTAAATTTGTGCTGGGTTTTCTGGCAGCCTCCCTCCTGTTCTCCTTTGTATTGCAGCCTGAAACAGTAAAAGCCGGTAAGGATAGTTTTAAATTTGTTCAGACACTATGGTTCTCTCTGGCCTTTGTATGCATCGGTCTGGAAACTAACTTCAGAGATCTGTTCCGGATGGAAGATGGCAGGCCGCTGATGGCTTTTCTGACGGCACAAACCTTTAATATCATTATTACTTTAGCCATTGCATTGCTTTTATTCGGAGGAATTTTGTTTGCTGTACCTGTTTTTACTAAATAA
- a CDS encoding glyoxalase — protein MSRDSQLLNVRPTLHIDSESALPEEQFQNQTLRPILKLQNDLLLVIFESFLAEKSIHFERLTAFQQRVSIENAIKKDLPVRHTLIGCIMGLLTKAEYETFLANRLAYNKRLTALIISRLTDQLVKAQ, from the coding sequence ATGAGCCGGGACAGCCAGCTACTGAATGTACGTCCGACTTTACATATTGACAGTGAATCAGCCTTGCCGGAAGAGCAATTCCAGAACCAGACATTACGGCCAATACTTAAACTACAAAACGATTTGCTGCTGGTTATTTTTGAAAGCTTCCTGGCTGAGAAAAGCATACATTTTGAACGCCTGACTGCTTTTCAACAACGTGTTTCGATTGAGAATGCCATAAAAAAAGATCTGCCCGTCCGGCATACCTTAATCGGTTGTATTATGGGTTTGCTTACCAAAGCAGAATACGAAACCTTTCTGGCAAACCGGCTGGCCTATAACAAGCGATTAACAGCCCTGATCATTAGCCGGCTTACCGACCAGCTGGTGAAAGCACAGTAG
- a CDS encoding cold-shock protein yields MPQGTVKFFNESKGYGFIKDDDSQQDIFVHVSGLEEEIRENDRVSYKITEDKRGSKAIEVKMV; encoded by the coding sequence ATGCCACAAGGTACAGTAAAGTTCTTTAACGAAAGCAAAGGATACGGCTTTATTAAAGACGATGATTCACAACAAGACATTTTTGTGCATGTTTCAGGTTTAGAAGAAGAAATCCGGGAGAACGACCGTGTTTCTTACAAAATTACCGAAGACAAAAGAGGTAGCAAGGCAATCGAAGTGAAGATGGTATAA
- a CDS encoding DUF2911 domain-containing protein, with the protein MKQIGMMVMALLLTVTFTYAQDNKQSPKATVDGKVIDVTYNQPSLRGRAFGKELAPYGKVWRTGADAATTVVFAKDVKFGGKDVKAGTYTLYTIPTEKEWTVILNKQNGQWGTVYDEKQDLLRVTAPVKKASSPTEKFTIKVDDKANASDLVMMWADATVSVPVTY; encoded by the coding sequence ATGAAACAAATCGGAATGATGGTAATGGCACTTTTGTTAACAGTGACCTTTACGTATGCCCAGGATAACAAACAAAGCCCCAAAGCCACCGTAGATGGAAAGGTTATTGATGTTACTTATAACCAACCTTCGCTTCGTGGACGGGCCTTTGGAAAAGAGCTTGCTCCCTATGGAAAAGTCTGGCGTACTGGTGCAGATGCTGCTACTACTGTTGTATTTGCCAAAGACGTAAAATTCGGAGGTAAAGACGTAAAAGCAGGCACGTACACCCTGTACACCATCCCTACTGAAAAAGAGTGGACTGTGATCCTAAATAAGCAAAATGGTCAGTGGGGTACTGTATATGATGAGAAGCAAGACCTGCTCCGGGTGACTGCTCCCGTAAAAAAAGCCTCCTCTCCTACTGAAAAGTTCACCATTAAAGTAGATGATAAGGCGAATGCTTCTGACCTTGTAATGATGTGGGCCGATGCGACCGTAAGTGTACCGGTAACGTATTAA
- a CDS encoding gluconate:H+ symporter, producing MPLLIVALGILLLLLLMLVFKLNAFLSLILVSLVVGIAEGMPASAVITSIQNGVGSTLGSLALIIGFGAMLGNLVAESGAAQRITYSLINKFGIKNIHWAMVITGFVVGIPLFYNAGFVILIPIVFTLAASTGLPLVYVGIPMAAALSVTHGFLPPHPGPSAIAVIYKADIGLTLVYGTIIAIPTIILAGPVFSKFLKNINSNPPKGLFVVKEYTDDQMPSYGVSLFTALVPVLLMAISASINFFLPQDSPARPVFSFLGDPVIALLISVLVAIVTLGLNRGKSMTEVMQIITSSISGIAMILLIIGGGGALKQVLVDSGVGNYIADLGKEAQFSPLVLAWSVTALLRICLGSATVAGLTAAGIVLPVIATSGANPELMVLATGAGSLMLSHVNDPGFWMFKEYFGLTLPQTLSSWSVMETIVSVMGLLGVLVLDAFV from the coding sequence ATGCCCCTGCTGATTGTTGCCTTAGGAATACTCTTGTTGCTCCTGTTAATGCTAGTGTTCAAGTTGAATGCATTTTTATCCCTGATCCTGGTTTCGCTGGTAGTAGGCATAGCGGAAGGGATGCCGGCAAGTGCTGTGATCACTTCCATTCAAAATGGCGTAGGCAGTACACTCGGTTCGCTGGCGCTGATCATAGGTTTTGGAGCCATGCTGGGCAATCTGGTGGCAGAAAGTGGGGCTGCCCAGCGGATTACCTATAGTTTGATAAATAAATTCGGCATAAAGAACATTCACTGGGCAATGGTGATCACCGGGTTTGTGGTGGGCATTCCCTTGTTCTATAATGCTGGCTTTGTGATTCTGATTCCCATTGTATTTACCCTGGCTGCTTCTACCGGCCTGCCTCTGGTGTATGTAGGCATACCAATGGCAGCGGCTTTGTCGGTAACGCATGGGTTTTTACCGCCACATCCCGGACCTTCGGCCATTGCGGTAATTTACAAAGCTGATATAGGCTTAACGCTGGTGTATGGAACAATCATTGCCATCCCAACTATCATTCTGGCCGGACCTGTGTTTTCCAAATTCCTTAAAAACATTAATTCTAATCCACCTAAAGGATTGTTTGTAGTGAAAGAATATACCGATGACCAGATGCCCAGTTATGGTGTCAGCCTGTTTACCGCATTAGTGCCTGTATTGCTCATGGCGATCTCTGCCTCTATCAACTTTTTTCTGCCACAGGACTCTCCTGCCAGGCCAGTTTTCTCCTTCCTGGGCGATCCGGTGATTGCCCTGCTCATTTCGGTGCTGGTAGCCATTGTAACGCTGGGCCTGAACCGGGGAAAATCCATGACAGAAGTGATGCAGATCATTACCAGCTCTATTTCGGGCATTGCCATGATCTTACTCATCATCGGAGGTGGAGGTGCGTTGAAACAAGTGCTGGTCGATAGCGGTGTAGGAAATTATATTGCAGACCTGGGCAAGGAAGCGCAGTTTTCTCCCCTGGTACTGGCCTGGAGCGTAACTGCTTTGCTCCGGATATGCTTGGGTTCTGCCACGGTGGCCGGGCTTACGGCGGCTGGAATCGTATTGCCGGTGATCGCCACCAGCGGTGCTAACCCCGAACTGATGGTGCTGGCCACTGGTGCCGGCAGCCTGATGCTCTCGCATGTGAATGATCCCGGCTTCTGGATGTTTAAAGAATATTTCGGCCTGACACTGCCCCAGACCTTATCCTCCTGGTCGGTGATGGAAACCATTGTGTCGGTAATGGGTTTGCTGGGTGTGCTGGTGCTGGATGCATTTGTTTAA
- a CDS encoding tetratricopeptide repeat protein, protein MNGYFKITLQGLVLFIFFNIILTGCTQSSEAFLKKGREMMQAQKFSEALPYLNQAIEKDVENSEAFNARAVTYFELKKYQEALLDYEQAIRLNPESYKPYYNRAQVRLALNDMSNALADSDKAITLQPDSSDLYTNRAFIYHKTGKIREALADFDKAILLAPSDANAYYNRGVFRFELQDLKGSITDFAKAAELDRKMAKAYYSLGLAHLSAQNKEQGCISLKQANRLGHQAAKQAVTQYCGETQ, encoded by the coding sequence ATGAATGGCTATTTCAAAATTACCCTACAAGGTTTAGTATTATTTATATTTTTTAATATTATTCTTACCGGCTGTACTCAATCTTCTGAAGCTTTTCTGAAAAAAGGCCGTGAAATGATGCAGGCGCAAAAATTCAGCGAAGCCTTGCCTTATCTGAACCAGGCGATTGAGAAAGATGTGGAAAATTCGGAAGCTTTTAATGCCAGGGCTGTAACGTATTTTGAATTAAAAAAATACCAGGAAGCATTGCTGGATTATGAGCAGGCCATTCGACTCAATCCGGAATCCTATAAACCCTATTATAACCGGGCACAAGTGAGGTTAGCTTTAAATGATATGAGTAACGCTCTTGCTGATTCGGATAAGGCGATTACTTTACAACCGGATTCTTCAGATTTATATACCAACCGGGCTTTTATTTACCATAAAACCGGTAAAATAAGAGAAGCCTTAGCTGACTTCGACAAAGCCATTCTGTTAGCACCTTCCGACGCGAATGCCTATTATAACCGGGGTGTTTTTAGGTTTGAGCTACAGGATTTGAAAGGAAGTATTACTGATTTTGCTAAAGCGGCTGAGCTGGATAGAAAGATGGCAAAAGCCTATTATAGTTTAGGCCTGGCTCATTTGTCGGCACAGAACAAAGAACAAGGGTGTATTAGCCTCAAACAAGCCAACCGCCTGGGACATCAGGCGGCAAAACAAGCCGTAACCCAATATTGCGGAGAAACACAATAG
- a CDS encoding N-(5'-phosphoribosyl)anthranilate isomerase, which produces MALKTIVIVNGITNLSDARYCAGMGVEMLGFELDASSPGYVEPQTFKVINEWVAGIKKVGELPRAEYTDLKSLLATYSLDYLQTEDSDNWEELHSAGIPLICKVIWQERWTITDFQQKYKPVAPYVDFFLVEVISFTEELLVTIGEVTALYPVLLDAGGMLVDVEKLLADTSIKGIALKGSHEIRPGLKDFDQLAQILEQLEVED; this is translated from the coding sequence ATGGCATTAAAAACCATAGTTATTGTAAATGGCATTACCAATTTGAGCGATGCCAGATATTGTGCCGGGATGGGTGTAGAAATGCTTGGGTTCGAGCTGGATGCCAGTTCACCGGGATATGTAGAACCTCAGACATTTAAAGTGATAAATGAATGGGTGGCCGGGATAAAAAAAGTAGGAGAATTACCCAGGGCAGAATATACGGACCTGAAAAGTTTACTGGCTACTTATTCTCTGGATTACCTGCAAACAGAGGATTCAGATAACTGGGAAGAATTACATTCAGCAGGCATTCCTCTGATTTGTAAAGTAATCTGGCAGGAACGCTGGACGATTACAGATTTTCAACAAAAGTATAAGCCAGTTGCTCCATATGTCGACTTTTTTCTGGTTGAGGTAATAAGTTTTACAGAGGAATTACTTGTTACAATTGGCGAGGTAACAGCATTATATCCGGTTCTGCTGGACGCTGGAGGTATGTTGGTGGATGTTGAAAAACTGTTAGCTGACACCTCAATCAAAGGAATTGCCCTGAAAGGTAGCCATGAGATCAGGCCAGGACTAAAAGATTTTGATCAGCTTGCCCAGATTCTCGAACAATTGGAAGTGGAGGATTAA
- a CDS encoding phytanoyl-CoA dioxygenase family protein, giving the protein MAANPLSQIFSKEKLVDSTLLNKIGVQPFRIIMANLASQIRSKSEGNSLTDQINTLKEEGLLVISNFLPAEEFAKIKQEAMQLISDPANISRVIKDGPNSLKVFDLTDQLITKAPTLLNYFNNEKLLTLFGSTTKKGIKPENIVKWLEVLEQGEGNRHADTQTHMHSDTYYDTYKAWLYLEDITLNKAPFAYVKSTQKVNMARLRYDYKNSISERPSPSRRITEEEINQRALKETIVTCKANTLAMANTFGYHRRLEGESGNSRIALYTSVRFHPFKL; this is encoded by the coding sequence ATGGCAGCAAACCCTTTATCTCAAATTTTTTCTAAGGAAAAGCTTGTGGATAGCACGTTATTAAATAAAATAGGCGTACAACCATTCAGAATCATTATGGCCAATTTGGCAAGCCAGATACGGTCAAAAAGCGAAGGTAACAGTTTAACTGATCAAATTAATACATTAAAAGAAGAAGGCTTACTGGTTATTTCCAATTTTTTGCCTGCAGAAGAATTTGCAAAAATTAAACAGGAAGCGATGCAGTTAATAAGTGATCCTGCTAATATAAGCAGGGTTATAAAAGATGGGCCTAATTCTTTAAAAGTATTTGATTTGACTGATCAACTGATTACGAAAGCACCTACGCTACTCAACTATTTTAATAATGAAAAGTTATTGACTTTGTTTGGAAGCACCACAAAAAAAGGTATTAAGCCGGAAAATATTGTAAAATGGCTGGAAGTGCTAGAACAGGGAGAAGGGAACCGTCATGCAGATACACAAACACATATGCATTCTGATACCTATTATGATACATATAAGGCCTGGTTATATCTGGAGGATATTACGTTAAATAAAGCGCCTTTTGCTTATGTGAAAAGTACTCAAAAAGTAAATATGGCCCGGCTTCGATATGATTATAAGAATAGTATTTCTGAGCGACCATCTCCTTCCAGAAGAATTACAGAGGAAGAGATTAATCAGAGAGCTTTAAAAGAAACAATAGTTACCTGCAAAGCAAATACTTTGGCTATGGCAAATACTTTCGGTTATCATAGGCGATTAGAAGGCGAAAGTGGTAACTCACGTATAGCCTTATACACTAGTGTAAGATTTCATCCTTTTAAATTATGA